From Thunnus maccoyii chromosome 21, fThuMac1.1, whole genome shotgun sequence, the proteins below share one genomic window:
- the mynn gene encoding myoneurin encodes MTQVSSHGKLLLQRLHEQREMDFLCDITIVVRDVEFRAHRNILAAFSKYFSSQAEKGQDVTTLDPDKVSRYSLEKLLEFIYTGQMNLSSTRQAAVRRAAVFLGMSEATKYLEETPHWSEQSEKSQSEAGLSPPSPAGSWSNPSSPLALSIVSVTGAGAAAAAAVQEEAKDGGKEQENEAKDADVEEGDKSDDEYNPTPRSAGRGLARKRGRGRPKRLSGEQAEPSSSTDDTPKTQSYRGRGRGRGRGRGRGRGRGGVKRIDLTVEDSDTSVKDLGDTSADWSPSQDESAAKKPRLSSGGEGRRGRGRGRGRGRGRGRGRGRRGTRGEDDEEDSGELGADDEAEGGEGEIGEQDPTGMDEQTLQTLHSCGECNKLFKDASSLHRHEKIHNGLKPFSCIFCSKTFRQATQLKTHLRIHTGEKPFSCSDCEKCFAQKCQLVAHRRMHHGEEKPYTCERCGFKFATSSNYKIHIRLHSGEKPYVCDVCGQAFAQSSTLTYHKRRHTGEKPYQCDLCGMSFSVSSSLIAHARKHTGETPYKCSQPKCDASFVTSSELKKHMRRLHPEGNTGVQCLLCGNRFASVKNMIKHQEKAHADEVRQHKERARAVVLLASSHPVAFVQSKLSQENKGLASIPEGEPPNPEPATPNPKAMAPSADPADADATDASTSTAIIQDLKAEPAHPPISTADQVAFEADQEQTINSDTLHALVEQLRPPPSPATSLEQIVIIRTVDTDHNAPQQ; translated from the exons ATGACTCAGGTCAGCAGTCATGGGAAGCTGCTTCTGCAGCGTCTACATGAGCAGCGGGAGATGGACTTCCTGTGTGATATCACCATTGTAGTGAGAGACGTGGAGTTCAGAGCTCACCGCAACATCCTGGCAGCGTTCAGCAAGTACTTCTCCTCTCAGGCTGAAAAGGGTCAGGATGTCACGACCTTGGATCCCGACAAAGTCAGTCGTTATTCTCTGGAGAAGCTGTTGGAGTTTATCTACACAGGACAGATGAACCTCAGCAG tACCAGACAAGCCGCCGTTCGTCGAGCCGCCGTGTTTCTGGGGATGTCTGAGGCCACAAAGTATCTGGAGGAAACCCCCCACTGGTCCGAGCAGAGCGAAAAGTCCCAGTCGGAAGCTGGTCTCTCTCCTCCCAGTCCCGCCGGCTCCTGGAGCAACCCCAGCTCCCCTCTCGCCCTGTCTATCGTCTCCGTCACGGGGGCgggggcggcggcggcggcggcggtgcaGGAGGAGGCGAAGGACGGCGGCAAAGAGCAGGAGAACGAGGCCAAAGACGCAGACGTGGAAGAGGGAGACAAAAGCGATGACGAGTACAACCCTACGCCGAGGAGCGCCGGTAGAGGACTGGCCAGGAAGAGGGGCAGGGGGAGACCCAAACGTTTGAGCGGAGAGCAGGCGGAGCCCAGCAGCTCCACCGACGACACACCTAAAACCCAGAGCTacagggggagagggagggggagagggagagggagaggcagggggagaggaagaggaggtgtgAAAAGGATAGATCTCACCGTGGAAGATTCTGACACAAGCGTGAAGGACCTCGGGGACACGTCCGCGGACTGGAGCCCCTCGCAGGACGAATCCGCCGCCAAGAAACCCCGACTGAGCAGCGGAGGAGAGGGACGGAGAGGGCGAGGCCGCGGCcgggggagaggaagagggaggggcAGGGGGCGAGGCAGGAGGGGGACCAGAGGGGAGGACGACGAGGAAGACAGCGGCGAGCTGGGGGCGGACGACGAGGCGGAGGGGGGCGAGGGCGAGATCGGGGAACAGGATCCGACGGGAATGGACGAGCAGACGTTACAGACGTTGCACTCGTGCGGCGAGTGCAACAAACTGTTTAAGGACGCCAGCAGCCTCCACCGACACGAGAAGATCCACAACGGGCTGAAACCCTTCTCCTGCATCTTCTGCTCCAAAACCTTCAGACAAGCCACACAGCTGAAGACACACCTGCGCATTCACACAG GCGAGAAGCCGTTCAGTTGCTCCGACTGTGAAAAGTGTTTTGCTCAGAAGTGTCAGCTGGTCGCTCACCGCCGGATGCACCACGGCGAGGAGAAGCCGTACACCTGCGAACGCTGCGGCTTCAAGTTCGCCACCTCGTCCAACTACAAGATTCACATCAG ACTTCACAGCGGCGAGAAGCCGTACGTGTGTGACGTCTGCGGTCAGGCGTTCGCTCAGTCCAGCACGTTGACTTATCACAAGCGACGACACACGGGGGAGAAACCGTACCAGTGCGATCTGTGCGGCATGTCGTtctccgtctcctcctctctcatcgCTCACGCACGAAAACACACAG gtgagACTCCGTACAAATGTTCGCAGCCAAAATGTGACGCAAGTTTTGTGACGTCGTCCGAACTGAAGAAACACATGCGACGACTTCACCCAG aggggAACACCGGTGTGCAGTGCCTGCTGTGTGGAAACAGGTTCGCCAGCGTGAAGAACATGATCAAACACCAGGAGAAAGCTCACGCTGATGAAGTGCGACAACACAAGGAGAGAGCCAGAGCtg TAGTCCTCCTGGCCTCCAGTCATCCCGTGGCCTTCGTCCAGAGTAAACTCTCCCAGGAAAACAAAGGTTTGGCCTCCATCCCTGAAGGCGAGCCACCCAACCCAGAACCAGCCACGCCCAACCCCAAAGCCATGGCCCCGTCCGCCGACCCCGCAGACGCCGACGCCACCGACGCTTCCACCAGCACCGCCATCATCCAGGACTTGAAGGCGGAGCCCGCCCACCCGCCGATCAGCACCGCCGACCAGGTCGCCTTCGAAGCCGACCAGGAGCAGACCATCAACTCGGACACCCTCCACGCTTTGGTGGAGCAGCTGCGGCCGCCGCCTTCCCCCGCCACCAGCCTGGAGCAGATCGTCATCATCAGGACGGTGGACACCGACCACAACGCTCCGCAGCAGTGA
- the lrrc34 gene encoding leucine-rich repeat-containing protein 34 isoform X1 codes for MAGQSISEVYFAVCAQHQIKINPHVLEVLKKTRTTENVTLNLSGNDRLRHIQRLDDDDVLALTKCLSNNMSVTGLDVSYNNITDEGAGHLADLLQEGNSALNRLDLMFNDILTDGAEALAKSLQGNSSLLSLRLSGNKIGNSGAMHLASTLQVNNTLQELQLADCDLATQSVMALTIVLKSNKSLRSVDISRPLLFSHQEEWAVHLSEMLAVNSSLVELHLGKMGMTDSGMERLTEGLQLNHSLRYLDLRCNRVTRDGVRHLAEVLKKNPTLEVLDLSSNRIEDEGAVYLSEAVTRPGCILRELSVRSNNIRTEGLLSLANTPLTHIYIWGNHLEEPVCRAFKQLIASGRLLPEQTDVSAYEVDGHVFLAEVFNGLRRHYYSTDTHSDSNTATDTHSDPNTATDTHSDPNTATDTHSDPNTATDTSTTNTASADATVPAHILEQPLVPLQSC; via the exons ATGGCGGgtcaaagtatctcagaggtTTACTTTGCTGTCTGCGCTcaacatcaaataaaaataaacccgCACGTCTTAGAAGTTTTAAAGAAGACGAGAACAACCGA GAATGTGACTTTAAACCTGTCAGGAAACGACAGACTGAGACACATTCAGAGACTCGATGATGACGACGTTCTTGCTCTCACCAAATGTCTGAGCAACAACATGAGTGTGACAG GGCTTGATGTCAGCTACAATAACATAACAGATGAAGGTGCCGGACACCTTGCTGATCTCTTACAG GAAGGAAACTCAGCTCTGAACCGTCTGGATCTGATGTTCAACGACATCCTGACAGATGGAGCTGAAGCCCTCGCCAAGAGCCTGCAG ggaAACAGCAGCTTGTTGTCTCTCAGGCTGTCAGGTAATAAGATCGGGAACAGCGGGGCGATGCACCTGGCCAGCACgctgcaggtaaacaacacgctgcaggagctgcagctggCTGACTGCGAcctg GCCACTCAGAGCGTGATGGCGCTCACCATCGTGTTGAAGAGCAACAAGAGTCTTCGCTCTGTCGATATCAGCCGGCCGCTGCTCTTCAGCCACcag gAGGAGTGGGCGGTGCACCTCTCTGAGATGCTGGCGGTGAACAGCAGCCTGGTGGAGCTCCACCTGGGGAAGATGGGGATGACGGACAGCGGGATGGAGAGGCTGACTGAAGGCCTGCAGCTCAACCACAGCCTGCGCTACCTGGACCTGCGCTG TAACCGTGTCACTCGGGACGGCGTGCGCCATCTCGCTGAGGTGCTGAAGAAGAATCCGACCCTGGAGGTCTTGGATCTGTCGTCCAATCGTATTGAAGACGAGGGCGCGGTGTACCTGAGCGAGGCTGTGACCCGGCCAGGCTGCATCCTGAGAGA ACTGTCAGTCCGCAGTAACAACATCAGGACGGAGGGGCTGCTGTCTCTGGCTAACACGCCTCTAACACACATCTACATCTGGGGAAACCACCTGGAGGAGCCTGTGTGCcgg GCCTTTAAACAGCTGATCGCCAGCGGCCGCCTGCTGCCGGAGCAGACAGACGTCAGCGCGTACGAGGTGGACGGTCACGTGTTTCTGGCTGAAGTCTTCAACGGTTTGAGGCGACACTATTACAGCACGGACACACACTCTGACTCCAACACcgcaacagacacacactctgacCCCAACACcgcaacagacacacactctgacCCCAACACcgcaacagacacacactctgatCCCAACACCGCAACAGACACGTCTACAACCAACACCGCCAGCGCTGACGCCACCGTTCCAGCACACATCCTGGAGCAGCCGCTGGTTCCTCTGCAGTCCTGCTAA
- the lrrc34 gene encoding leucine-rich repeat-containing protein 34 isoform X2 — protein sequence MAGQSISEVYFAVCAQHQIKINPHVLEVLKKTRTTENVTLNLSGNDRLRHIQRLDDDDVLALTKCLSNNMSVTGLDVSYNNITDEGAGHLADLLQEGNSALNRLDLMFNDILTDGAEALAKSLQGNSSLLSLRLSGNKIGNSGAMHLASTLQVNNTLQELQLADCDLATQSVMALTIVLKSNKSLRSVDISRPLLFSHQEWAVHLSEMLAVNSSLVELHLGKMGMTDSGMERLTEGLQLNHSLRYLDLRCNRVTRDGVRHLAEVLKKNPTLEVLDLSSNRIEDEGAVYLSEAVTRPGCILRELSVRSNNIRTEGLLSLANTPLTHIYIWGNHLEEPVCRAFKQLIASGRLLPEQTDVSAYEVDGHVFLAEVFNGLRRHYYSTDTHSDSNTATDTHSDPNTATDTHSDPNTATDTHSDPNTATDTSTTNTASADATVPAHILEQPLVPLQSC from the exons ATGGCGGgtcaaagtatctcagaggtTTACTTTGCTGTCTGCGCTcaacatcaaataaaaataaacccgCACGTCTTAGAAGTTTTAAAGAAGACGAGAACAACCGA GAATGTGACTTTAAACCTGTCAGGAAACGACAGACTGAGACACATTCAGAGACTCGATGATGACGACGTTCTTGCTCTCACCAAATGTCTGAGCAACAACATGAGTGTGACAG GGCTTGATGTCAGCTACAATAACATAACAGATGAAGGTGCCGGACACCTTGCTGATCTCTTACAG GAAGGAAACTCAGCTCTGAACCGTCTGGATCTGATGTTCAACGACATCCTGACAGATGGAGCTGAAGCCCTCGCCAAGAGCCTGCAG ggaAACAGCAGCTTGTTGTCTCTCAGGCTGTCAGGTAATAAGATCGGGAACAGCGGGGCGATGCACCTGGCCAGCACgctgcaggtaaacaacacgctgcaggagctgcagctggCTGACTGCGAcctg GCCACTCAGAGCGTGATGGCGCTCACCATCGTGTTGAAGAGCAACAAGAGTCTTCGCTCTGTCGATATCAGCCGGCCGCTGCTCTTCAGCCACcag GAGTGGGCGGTGCACCTCTCTGAGATGCTGGCGGTGAACAGCAGCCTGGTGGAGCTCCACCTGGGGAAGATGGGGATGACGGACAGCGGGATGGAGAGGCTGACTGAAGGCCTGCAGCTCAACCACAGCCTGCGCTACCTGGACCTGCGCTG TAACCGTGTCACTCGGGACGGCGTGCGCCATCTCGCTGAGGTGCTGAAGAAGAATCCGACCCTGGAGGTCTTGGATCTGTCGTCCAATCGTATTGAAGACGAGGGCGCGGTGTACCTGAGCGAGGCTGTGACCCGGCCAGGCTGCATCCTGAGAGA ACTGTCAGTCCGCAGTAACAACATCAGGACGGAGGGGCTGCTGTCTCTGGCTAACACGCCTCTAACACACATCTACATCTGGGGAAACCACCTGGAGGAGCCTGTGTGCcgg GCCTTTAAACAGCTGATCGCCAGCGGCCGCCTGCTGCCGGAGCAGACAGACGTCAGCGCGTACGAGGTGGACGGTCACGTGTTTCTGGCTGAAGTCTTCAACGGTTTGAGGCGACACTATTACAGCACGGACACACACTCTGACTCCAACACcgcaacagacacacactctgacCCCAACACcgcaacagacacacactctgacCCCAACACcgcaacagacacacactctgatCCCAACACCGCAACAGACACGTCTACAACCAACACCGCCAGCGCTGACGCCACCGTTCCAGCACACATCCTGGAGCAGCCGCTGGTTCCTCTGCAGTCCTGCTAA
- the lrrc31 gene encoding leucine-rich repeat-containing protein 31: MESADGQRGRDGSSGGQKRSPLEVIMNQILRKRTASDRKPLPRFPSRGWERAGIPEDGEPEGREERGASSAESERDVGWGRVCVFLQRLGKKADSRSLSLAHCDLTATDLLELATLLQFLPRLEEMDVSWNELIGGCLRALTSHLQHAGGIRTLRLCSCRLNADDITALGEALGCVPLLEILDLSWNGGVGGGALQGLLGKLPPPLRELHLVACQLTAADAAALGGMVSDLSRLCVLDVSCNPQLTQEVDTSSGGSGGGFRELAAALSHASSLSTLRLQACGLTADCLDALGGSLRCLPSLRELDLSCNKSLAGGLSRLTLHLSHLTHLESLDLHLCCLTLADLEALIQVLPSLTALTELDVSSNKEAGAAVGSLVSALPLTQMRRLPLNSCSLNHESLTALALVVPYLRSLDVSWCKVVGGRLSLLLDSLQPSVILELRLSSCDLTTDDLRHLAAACRRGSLSSLRVLDLSYNGSVGDEGWSALLAAGGLGSLEDVDLSLRPSTSAPCSAWLPALLSALPRLPALTRLAVRRWSVGSQDGRQLNHRLRKRSVLLEWDPDCTDMTSSCKMTNQESLEESQPEE, encoded by the exons ATGGAGTCTGCAG atggtCAGCGGGGGCGGGACGGCAGCAGCGGCGGTCAGAAACGTTCCCCTCTCGAAGTCATCATGAACCAGATCCTCAGGAAGCGGACGGCCTCAGACAGGAAGCCGCTGCCACGTTTCCCGAGCCGAGGCTGGGAGCGGGCGGGGATCCCTGAGGACGGAGAGCCGgagggcagagaggagagaggagcgagCTCAG CGGAGAGCGAGCGAGACGTCGGCTGGGGTcgagtgtgtgttttcctgcagaGGTTGGGGAAGAAAGCCGACAGCAGGAGCCTCAGTTTGGCTCACTGTGACCTCACTGCTACAGACCTGCTGGAGCTAg CGACGTTGCTTCAGTTCCTCCCTCGGCTGGAGGAGATGGACGTCTCCTGGAACGAGCTGATCGGCGGGTGTCTGCGAGCGTTGACCTCTCACCTGCAGCACGCCGGCGGGATCAGAACGCTGCGGCTCTGCAGCTGTAGGCTGAAcgctgatgacatcacagctctgG gtgaGGCCCTCGGCTGCGTCCCTCTCTTGGAGATCCTGGATTTGTCCTGGAACGGCGGTGTCGGCGGCGGCGCTTTGCAAGGCCTGCTGGGTAAACTTCCCCCACCGCTGAGAGAGCTTCACCTGGTGGCCTGTCAGCTCACTGCGGCTGATGCTGCTGCGCTCG GAGGAATGGTGTCTGATCTCTCCAGACTCTGTGTGCTGGACGTCTCCTGTAACCCTCAGCTCACACAGGAAGTTGACACCAGCAGCGGCGGCAGCGGCGGTGGCTTCAGGGAGCTGGCCGCCGCCCTCTCTCACGCCTCCTCCCTCAGCACGCTGCGACTCCAGGCCTGCGGTCTGACGGCAGACTGCCTCGATGCTCTCG GTGGTTCGCTCCGCTGCCTCCCCTCGTTACGAGAGTTGGACCTGTCCTGTAACAAGAGTCTGGCCGGAGGACTGAGTCGTCTCACcctccacctgtctcacctcACACACCTGGAGAGCCTCGACCTTCATCTCTGCTGTCTCACGCTCGCCGACCTGGAAGCTCTGA TCCAGGTGCTTCCCTCTCTGACGGCGCTGACGGAGCTCGACGTGTCGTCCAATAAGGAGGCGGGAGCTGCAGTCGGCTCGCTGGTCTCCGCCCTCCCTCTGACTCAGATGAGACGTCTGCCGCTCAACAGCTGCAGCCTGAACCACGAGTCCCTCACTGCTCTGG ctctgGTCGTGCCGTACCTCCGCAGTCTGGATGTCTCCTGGTGTAAAGTGGTCGGCGGTCGCTTGTCGCTGCTACTGGACTCTTTGCAGCCGTCAGTCATCCTGGAGCTCCGCCTCAGCAGCTGTGACCTCACTACCGACGACCTCCGTCACctag CCGCAGCGTGCAGACGCggttctctctcctctctgcgGGTTTTGGATCTCTCCTATAACGGCTCGGTGGGTGATGAAGGCTGGTCCGCCCTGCTCGCAGCGGGAGGCCTGGGCTCGCTGGAGGACGTCGACCTCAGCCTACGACCTTCGACCTCGGCTCCCTGCTCGGCCTGGCTGCCGGCGCTGCTCTCCGCTCTGCCGCGGCTGCCGGCGCTGACTCGCCTGGCGGTGCGGCGGTGGAGCGTCGGCTCTCAGGACGGACGGCAGCTGAACCACCggctgaggaagaggagcgtGCTGCTGGAGTGGGATCCGGACTGTACAGATATGACATCATCGTGTAAGATGACCAATCAGGAGAGCCTGGAGGAGAGTCAGCCTGAGGAGTAG
- the eif2s3 gene encoding eukaryotic translation initiation factor 2 subunit 3, with the protein MAGDESGTTLGQPHLSKQDLSSLDVTTLTPLSQEIISRQATINIGTIGHVAHGKSTVVKAISGVHTVRFKNELERNITIKLGYANAKIYKLDDPSCPRPECYRSCGSSTPDEFPTDIPGTRGNFKLVRHVSFVDCPGHDILMATMLNGAAVMDAALLLIAGNESCPQPQTSEHLAAIEIMKLKHILILQNKIDLVKESQAKEQYEQILAFVQGTVAEGAPIIPISAQLKYNIEVVCEYIVKKIPVPIRDFTSEPRLIVIRSFDVNKPGCEVDDLKGGVAGGSILKGVLKVGQEIEVRPGIVSKDQEGKLMCKPIFSKIVSLFAEHNDLQYAAPGGLIGVGTKIDPTLCRADRMVGQVLGAVGELPEIFTELEISYFLLRRLLGVRTEGDKKAAKVQKLSKNEVLMVNIGSLSTGGRVSAVKADLAKIVLTNPVCTEVGEKIALSRRVEKHWRLIGWGQIRRGVTITPTVDDD; encoded by the exons ATGGCGGGCGACGAGTCTGGTACAACGCTTGGTCAGCCTCACCTGTCCAAACAAGACCTTAGTTCTCTG GATGTGACCACTCTGACACCTCTGTCTCAAGAGATCATCAGCAGACAGGCCACCATCAATATCG gCACCATCGGTCATGTGGCTCACGGAAAGTCCACAGTAGTGAAGGCCATTTCTGGTGTTCACACTGTCAGGTTTAAGAACGAGCTGGAGAGGAACATCACCATCAAGCTCGGATATGCTAACGCTAAG ATCTATAAGCTGGATGACCCCAGCTGTCCCAGACCAGAGTGCTACAGGTCATGTGGCAGCAGCACTCCCGATGAGTTTCCCACAGACATCCCAGGAACCAGAGGCAACTTCAAACTGGTCAG ACACGTGTCGTTTGTGGACTGTCCTGGTCACGACATTTTGATGGCAACCATGTTGAACGGAGCTGCCGTCATGGACGCAGCCCTCCTGCTAAttg CGGGTAACGAGTCGTGTCCTCAGCCTCAGACGTCCGAGCATCTGGCAGCCATAGAGATCATGAAGCTGAAGCACATCCTCATCCTGCAGAACAAGATCGACCTGGTGAAGGAGAGCCAGGCCAAAGAGCAGTACGAGCAGATCCTCGCCTTCGTGCAGG GCACGGTTGCCGAGGGCGCCCCCATCATTCCTATCTCAGCCCAGCTGAAATACAACATCGAGGTGGTTTGTGAGTACATCGTCAAAAAGATCCCAGTGCCCATCAGAGACTTCACCTCTGAGCCCAGACTCATCG TCATCAGATCTTTTGATGTGAACAAACCCGGCTGTGAAGTTGATGACCTGAAAGGAGGCGTTGCAGGAGGAAGTATCCTGAAGGGTGTTCTCAAG GTGGGTCAGGAGATCGAGGTGCGACCGGGTATCGTGTCCAAAGACCAGGAAGGAAAGCTGATGTGTAAACCCATCTTCTCCAAGATCGTCTCTCTGTTCGCCGAGCACAACGACCTGCAGTACGCTGCACCCGGAGGCCTCATCG gtgtgGGCACTAAGATCGACCCGACACTGTGCCGGGCGGATCGTATGGTGGGTCAGGTGCTGGGCGCCGTCGGGGAGCTGCCGgagatcttcactgagctggaGATCTCCTACTTCCTGCTCAGGAGGCTGCTGGGAGTCCGCACAGAGGGAGACAAGAAGGCTGCCAAG GTCCAGAAACTGTCTAAGAACGAAGTGCTGATGGTGAACATCGGCTCGTTGTCGACAGGCGGCCGCGTCAGCGCCGTCAAGGCTGATCTGGCCAAGATCGTCCTCACCAACCCCGTCTGCACGGAGGTCGGAGAGAAGATCGCTCTGAGTCGACGTGTGGAGAAACATTGGCG tctgattggctggggacAGATCAGGAGGGGCGTGACCATCACACCGACAGTGGACGACGACTGA